Within the Deltaproteobacteria bacterium genome, the region CACCAGCAGGGCGAACTCGTCGCTGATGTCGAGATCCTCGAGGGACTCGAAGTCGAAGGCCGCCTCGAGGGCCGCCTCGTCGATCAGCGCCTCCTCGGGGACGCCCTCCTCGGCGGCGCGCACCTCACCGGGCGCCACCGCACAGCAGAGCACGGCAAGCAGTCCCCCCACTCGAATTCGACCCACACGCTCGAGTGACATTGCCGGACTCGATCCTATTCGAGCGCCGGGGGCTTGGACAGCTTCCGGCCGTGCCCCCCTGAAACGCGCTCGGCGCCGGTGTTCGATCCGGGATCGAAGCAGGTATGCTGCGCCGCCATGCGTGCCCCGAAGATCGACGCCCTCGCCCTCTGCGCTCTCCTCACCCTGACCGCCTGCGGTGGAGGCGAGGCCGGTGGGGGCGACGGGGGTCAGCCGCCCTGCGGCGAGTGCGACGGCGGGACGTCCTCGGACCTGGAGGCCGACCTGACGATCGACAGCGGCCCGATCCACGGCGTGGAGGACGGCGACCTCGTCATCTTCCGGGGCGTCCCCTACGCCGAGGCGCCGGTGGGCGCGCTGCGCTTCCGCAAGCCCGTGCCGGTGAGCCCCTGGACCTCGCCGAGAGATGCGACGGCCTTCGGGCCGCCCTGCGTGCAGCGGGATCACACCGGCGCGATGGTGGGCGACGAGGACTGCCTCACGGTCAACATCTGGGCCCCGCGCGCGGCCGGCGCGCCGAGGCCGGTGATGGTCTTCATCCACGGCGGAGCCTTCCTGCAGGGCAGCGCGAACCTCCCGGTCTACGACGGCGCCTCCATCGCCCGCACCGGCGAGGTGGTGGTGGTGACGCTCCAGTATCGCCTCGGGGCGCTCGGCTTCTTCGTCGACGACGCGCTCCTGACCGAGGAGAGCGGCGCGGGCAACCAGGGGATCCGCGATCAGCAGCTCGCCCTCGACTGGGTGCAGCGCAACGCCGCCTTCTTCGGGGGCAACCCCGGAGAGGTCACGATCTTCGGCGAGTCCGCCGGCGGCATCTCGGTCTGCGCTCACCTCGGGGCGCCGAGCAGCGACGGCCTCTACGCCCGGGCCATCGTCCAGAGCGGCACCGGCTGCTACGGGATGCAGCGCCTGCGGGTGCCCACCGTCGTGCACGTCTCGGCGATCAGCCAGGCCGAGAACGTGATCACCGAGGCGGGCTGCCAGAACGCGAGCGACGCCCTGGCCTGCCTGCGGGCCCTGCCGGCGACCACCGTGATCGACGCGGGCCTCTCCGGCGCCGCCAACAACCTCGGCCTCGCCGACTTCGGACCGGTGATCGATCAGGTCCTGCTCTCCGAGGCCCCCTTCGACCGCGTGCGGCGCGGTGAGCGCAGCACCATCACCATCGTCTCCGGCGCGAACGCCGACGAGGGGAAGACCTTCACCCAGGGCCTCTCGATCCCCGACACCGCGACCTACGAGTCGACGGTGCGCGCGGTGCTCCCCCTGCAAGCCGACGAGGTCCTCGCCCTCTATCCGGCCTCGGCCTTCGCCTCGCCCAAGGACGCCTACGACGCGCTCCTCTCCGACCTGGCCTTCATCTGCCCCGCCCTCTCCTTCGCCGAGGCCGCCGGGGAGGGCGGCGGCGAGGCCTACAGCTACCACTTCACCCACACCCTCACGGGCCTGGCCTCCTCCTGGGGCAGCTTCCACGCCCTCGAGCTCTGGTACCTCTTCGACACCCTCGACACCTTCCCGAGCTACTCGGCCACCGCCGCCGACCAGCGGGTCTCCCTGATGCTGCGCGAGGCCTGGACCGACCTGGCCCACGGGCGGACGCCGCTCGCCGACCTGCCCTGGCTCACGACCACCGGCGCCGCGCCGCAGATCGGCCTGCTGGCCGATCCCCCCTCCACCGCCACCGAGATCCGCGGTGGCCGCTGCGACGGCCTCGAGGGGCTGGGCCTGGTGCGGGCGCCCTGAAGCGATGTCGCTCGCCTCGCTCACCCGATGGGGGCTGACGCTCGCCCTGCTGCTGGCCCTCACCGCCTGCCAGGATCCGACCGGTGAGATCTTCACGCCGGCCGGCCTCCTGGAGCGGTACAACACCATGTGGTCGTGGCCGGCGGCCCACCGCGGCAAGTGCGCGGCGGGCGTCCCCGAGAACACCCTGGCCGCGATCGACTCCTGCGAGGAGCGGCGGATCGCGCTGATCGAGCTCGACCTGCGGGTGAGCGCCGACGGGGTCGTCTTCCTGATGCACGACGCGGACGTCGAGCGCACCACCGACGGTGAGCTGCGCTTCCCGGGCCGCACCTCGGTCGACGAGCTCACGGCCGGGGAGCTGCGCTCCCTGGTGATCGACGATCCCCTCTGCCACGCCGCCGCGAGCGCCCTGCCCCGCCGCTGCCGGGTGCCCACCCTGGCCGAGGCCCTGGCCTCCACCCGCGAGTCGGTGCTCCTCCTCGACTACAAGGGCGGCTCGCTCGAGGCGATCGCCGCCACCCTCGAGGCGGGCCACCCCGACAGCCGGCGGACGATCTTCCTCGACTCCAGCCTCGCGACCCTCCGGGAGATGCAGGTGCGCCTCCCCGAGCTGCAGCTGATGCCCCGGGCCGCCAACGTCCCGGAGACCGAGGCCTTCCTCACCTCGGGCTTGAGCTTCTCCTGGCTCCATGGCGACACCGGCTGGCTGGGTGCCATGCGCGAGACCTTCGCCGAGCTGGAGGTGCGCCCCTACGCCAACGTCTTCGACCTCGACGTGGGGATCTCCCTCGCCGCCGAGACCCTGAGCGAGGAGGAGTACGAGGCCTTCCTCGAGGAGACCATCCGCCCCACCCTCATGGACTACCGGGAGCTCGGCCTGGTCGGCTTCGGCACCGAGAGCCCCGCCACGATCGACCGCCTCCTCAACGGCCACGGCGGCTTCGGCTGCTGTCCTCTCTGAGCAAACCTTGAGCACCCTCCTCGGCGAGCTGGCCTGCCTGGGCGCGGCGGCGGTCTGGGCCTTCTCCCTGACCCTCTTCCGGGGGCCCATCGCCGCGCACGGCTCGGTGGCGGTGAACCTCGTGAAGTGCGCGGTGGCCACCCTGCTGCTGGGCGGGACCACCCTCGCCCTCGGCCAGCTCGAGGCCCTGACCGGGGCGAGCCCCGCGGCGCTGATCTTCCTCGCCGCCTCGGGGGTCGTCGGCCTCTCCCTGGGCGACAACGCCCTCTTCGCGGCGGTGCACCGGCTGGGGGTGCACCGCACCCTGCTGCTGCAGACCACCGCCCCGATCTTCACCGCGCTGCTGGCCTGGGGCTGGAAGGGCGTGATCCCCACCGGCCCTCAGCTCCTCGCGGCGGTCGTCATCCTGGTGGGCGTGGCCCTGGTCGTCGCCCCCTCGCGAGGGGAGAGCGTCGAGGCGGACGGCGCCGACCACCCGGCGCCCCTCTCTCTCGGCGTCGCCTTCGCGGTGCTGGCCGCCCTCGGGCAGGGCTTCGGCATCGTGCTCGCCAAGGAGGGCATGAGCGAGGTGAGCGTCATCCCCGCCGCGACCTTTCGCCTCGGCGCGGCGGCCCTCGGCCTCTTCCTCCTGGCGATCCCGGGCGGCGGCCTCGGGCGCACCCGCGCGCTGCTGACGCACCGCCCCTCGGTGAAGCGGGTGATGCCGGCGACCTTCCTGGGCTCCTACCTCGCCATGATGCTGATGATGGCCGGCATCGCCTTCGCCCCCGCGGCCATCGCGGCGGTGCTCCTGGGCACCACCCCGATCTTCAGCCTGCTGGTCGAGTCGGCGGAGCAGCGCCGCCTGCCCGATCTGCGCCCCACCGCCGGCACCCTCGTCGCCGTCGTCGGCGTCGCCGCCCTGGCCCTGCTCTCGGCCTAGCCAGGCACGTACGTCAGACCCACGCCGCCACCACCGGGCCAGAGCAGCGGCGTGACGACCACCTCGGCCGGACGGCGGCGCCTCGAGAGGAGCCGCTGGGCGATCATGGCCGCGCCGATCGCGAGGACCCCGAAGCCCACGCCCGCCAGGGCCGGCTCACCGTGGTAGAGCGCGAAGCCCGCCAGGGTCGCGCCGGCGAGGCCGAACACGATGGCGGGGCCCACCGGCCCCAGCTCCAGGAGCGACCAGCCGGCGAGCCCGACGAGGAAGCCTCCGGCGGTCAGGGCGCCACCGAGCAGGATGCCCGTCGTGTAGGACCACGGAGCACAGTCACCCGGGCTCGCCATCCAGCAAGGAAAGGCCAGCGAGAGCCCCCCCGCCACCATCAGGGCGCCGCCCGCGGAGAGCAGGACCGTGCCATCGACTCGCCGGTGCTCCTTCTGGACCTCCGCCTGCGCCGCGCTCGAGTCGGCCCGAGCGTGAGCCGAGGGAGCGCAGAGGAAGAGAACCACCAACAGCGACGTCACTCCGTACCGCGTCATGCCGACTCCCTCCATCTGCCAGGCCGCTCTCTCCGTGGCCGCCCTCAGACGAGCGCGGAGAGGTAGTCGGCGCGCAGGCCCTCGTCGCGCAGGACGTCGTAGGCGTCGTCGAGGCCGCGGCGGATCTCCTCGAGCTTGCCCCAGAGATCCTGGTAGATGACGTCGGCGTAGCGGGCCGGCTGCATCTCCCGGGAGAGGCGCTCGTAGGCCTCCTTGATCTCGTAGGCGGTGGCGTCGCGGGTGACGCCGAGGATCTCGAAGTAGTCGGCGTCCAGCGCCTGGCGGAACTTCTCCTCGATGCGGGTGCGGTCGATCACCGCCTGGCTCTGCGCCTCCTCGGGAGTCGAGGCCCGGCCCTCGGGCATGGCGCCGCGCACGCGCACGGAGACCTGACCAGTCGACTCGAGGACGTAGAGCACCTGGTAGGTGGGCTCCTCGCCGAGCCCCGAGAGGAAGACCAGCTCCTCGGCGGAGTGGAGCCCATCGACGCTGGTGGCCACCCGCCGCTCGCGGGCCGAGAAGCCGAAGACCTGCCAGTCGCCCGCGGTCTCGGTGGGAGCGAGCACGGTGGCCGGCCCGCCGAGGCAGCGGTGGATGCGATCGAGGGTGTACTTGCGGCGGATGCCCTCGGCGACGAGCGCGAAGGGATGATCGGGCAGGGCCACCCGGGCGTCCTCCGGGCAGACGGCCTGGATCCAGCGCCAGCGCCCCTCCTCCTCGGAGAAGGCCCCGAAGAGCGCCGCCTGGGCCTGGGCCCGGACCGTGTCGTAGAGCTCCTGGGCCTTGAGCTGCCCGGCCTCGACCAGGGCGACGGCCGCCTGGCGGGGGAGCAGATCGCCCTCGGCCCGGATCTGCCGCGCCTGCTGGCGGGTGATCCGGCCCAGGCGGCAGGCGACCTCCTCCAGGCGCTCCGCCGCCGAGGTGGAGCTGGCGCCCACGACCCGGCCGAGCTCGACGAAGACGGCGCGGTTCACCGCGGCGCCGTGGATCTCCAGCACGCCGGTGGCCCGGGCCCGGTAGAGGTCGGCCAGGAGCCGCGGCAGATCCCGCTCGAGGAGATCGCCCTCCTCGGGGAAGGGCGCGCCGGTGGGGTTCGGCTGGATGTCCTGGGGCGCCGGCGAGTGCGGCGCGGGCGCCGGCGGCGGCGCGGGGTTGCGGGGCGGGAGGGGCTGCGGCATGGGCGGCGGCTCCACGGGAGGCGGCGGCGGGGGCGCGGCCTGCTGCACCGGCGCCGGGGCGACGGGCGCGGGCGCCATCGCGGGGGCGGCGAGGCCTCCGTAGGAGGGTGCCGGCGGAGGCGGAGGTGGGGGCGGCTGCTCGGCGATGATCGGCGCCGGGGGCGGCGGCGGTACGGCGATGATCGGCGCGGGAGGCGGTGGAGGTGGCGGGGCAGGCGTCGGGGGCTCGTAGCCCCCCCAGGTGGGCGCGGCCAGGGCCTCGGGGTCGAGCCCCTCGGCACCCTCCACCACCCCCTCCTCCGTGGCGGTCTCGGCGGCACCCCAGCCTGCGGCGGCGCTGGCCTCGATCTCGGGTCCGCCCCCGAAGGGATCGAGGAGCATCGAGCCCTCTTCGACCTCGGCCGGCGGGGCCGGGATCGGAGGCTCGGGCTCCGGGTCGGGCGCATCGAGATCGATCGCCAGCCGGCTGCTGCGCTCGACGGGCTCTCCCTGCAGGGACTCCAGCTCGTAGGTGGTCGGACCGCCGGCGCCCCAGCCCGAGGCCCGGGTCGGCGCAACCTCGCGCTCGAAGGAGGTCCACCCTCCCTCGACCACCGCCGAGCGAGCGGGCCGTGGCGCCGGAGCAGGTGCGGGGGCGGGCGCCGGGGGCTCGGGCTCGGGCGGCGTGGCCGCCACCTCGATGGGCCCGGCGCCGGGTTCGTCCGGGAGCGCCTCGTCCTCGAGCATCGACTCGAGGTCCTCGAGATCCTCGTCGCGCTCGGCCTCCTGCTGGGCCCGGCGCTCGGCCTCGGCCTGGGCAGCCCGCTCGGCCTCGGCCTCGGCCAGGCGGCGGGCCTCCTCGCGGGCCTTCTCCTTCGCGGCGCGCTTGGCCGCCTTGCGGGCAGCCTCCTCCGCCTCGGCCTTGCGGCGCAGCTCCTCCGCCTCACGGCGGGCTTCCTCCGCGGCCAGGCGGGCAGCCTCCTCGGCCGCGAGCCGCGCCGCCTCGGCCTCGGCCTCCCGGCGCGCTGCCTCCTCGGCCGCCTGACGCTCCGCCTCCTCGGCCGCGAGCCGCGCTGCCTCCTCGGCCGCCTGACGCTCCGCTTCCTCGGCCGCCTTCTGCGCTGCCGCCTCTTCGGCCGCGAGCCGCGCTGCCTCTTCCTCGGCCGCCTGACGCTCTGCCTCCTCGGCCGCGAGCCGCGCCGCCTCTTCCTCGGCCGCCCTCTGCGCTGCCGCCTCTTCGGCCGCGAGCCGCGCCGCCTCTTCCTCGGCCGCCTGACGCTCTGCCGCCTCTTCGGCCGCGAGCCGCGCTGCCTCTTCCTCGGCCGCCTGACGCTCTGCCTCCTCGGCCGCGAGCCGCGCCGCCTCTTCCTCGGCCGCCTTCTGCGCTGCCTCCTCGGCGGCCTTGCGGGCCTCCTCCTCGAGGGCCCGCGCCCTGGCGTCCTCCTCCTCCCGGCGCTTGCGCGCGGCCGCGACCTTCTTCTTGGCCTCCGCCGCGGCGCGCTGCTTCATCGCCTCGGCCCGGCGCTTCGCCTCGGCCTCGGCCCGCTCCTTCACCAGGGCCTCTTCCTCTTCCGGGCTGGCGGCCTCGGCGCCGGCGGCGATCTCCCGGGCGGCCCGCTCCAGGTCGGCGGTGCGCTGGCGCTCGAGGGCGTCGGCCACCTCTCCCGCCGAGGCCGCGGTGACGGCGTCGTCGTCGGAGCCGGCCTCGGCGTCGCCCATCATCTCGGAGCCGATGTCACCGAAGAGCTCGTCGGCCAGCTCCCCGGAGCGGCCCGGCTCGGTGACCTCCCAGGCGCCGGTGAAGCCCCGCTCCTCCTCCTCGGGGGCCGGGGCCCCACCCCCGGCGGCCGCGAAGGCCTCCTCGGCCCCCGTCGCGGTGAGGGCCTGGGCGCCAGGATCGGTGAGCGGCTCGTGCTCGTCCTCGTCGAGGGGCGAGGCCATGAAGGAGACCGAGGCCCCGGGGTCGGTGGCGCCGTCGTCCATCGCGGGGACCGGCGGCGGCGCCGCGGGAAGCCCGCTGATCGCGGCCAGGAACTCGGAGGCCTCCTCGTCGCTGGGACCGGGGAGGTCGGGGAGGTCGGGGACGGCGGTCACCGCGGTCTGCTCGCGGTCGCGGTCCATCCCCAGGTAGGCGTCGACCTTGGCGGCCACTTCGGCCCAGGGCACGGGCCGCCGGAAGAAGCCGTCGCCGCCGTTGGCCAGCGCCGAGGCCGCGTCGGTGACCTCGCCCTGGCCGTCGCCGATCATCAGCACCGGCAGCATCGGATCCTTGGCCTGCTGCCGGATCGTCTTGCAGATCTCCAGGCCCGAGTGCTCGTCGGTGGAGAGCGAGAGGATCACCAGCGCGGGATCGTCGTGCTCGATCACGACCTCGGCGTCCGCCGCGTTCGAGGCGACGACCGGCTCGTAGCCACCCTCCTTGAGGATTCGCCGGGCCGCGGAGACGGACGCGATGTCGTCGTCGATGACGAGGATGCGCTTGGGCATGAAGAGTTCGAGGGCAGGCGAGGAAGGAGGCCTGGCAGGTCGCTCGACTCTAGCACCGGCTCCCGGATCGGATCCAAGAAGCGGCCGCCAAAGAGCCCGACTTTCGGCCGCTTAGCCGCGGTGGGAGACGTGCGCTAGAGCATGTTGCCCGGATCCACGTCCAGGCTCATCCGCACCCCGCTGCGCGGCGGCAGGGAGGCGAGGTAGCCCCCCAGCCAGCGCACCGCGGCCGGGCTGCCGGCCTTCACCAGGAGCTGCCAGCGGGCCTTGTTGCGCAGGCGGGAGAGGGGCGCCGGCGCCGGCCCGAGGATCTCCAGGTCGGCCTCCGGGCTCTCCATGGCGGCGATCTCGGCGGCCCGCCCGGCGGCCAGGGCCGCCAGCTCCACCTTCCGCGGGCTCCCACCGTCGAAGCGCACCAGGAGCAGGCGGCAGTAGGGGGGCCAGCGCATCTCCTCCCGGGTGACCAGCTCACGGCGGGCGAAGCCGGCGTAGTCCCCGGCCAGGGCCGCCTGGATCGCGGGGTGATCGGGCTGCCAGCTCTGGAGGATGACCCGCCCGGGATCCTCTCCGCGGCCGGCCCGCCCGGCCACCTGGGAGAGGAGCTGCACCGCCCGCTCGGCGGCGCGCAGGTCGGGGATCCACAGGCCCTGATCGGCGAGCACCACCCCCACCAGGGTCACCCCCGGGAAGTCGTGCCCCTTCGCCACCATCTGCGTCCCCACCATCACGTCGAAGTGGCCGGAGGCGAAGCCGGCGAGGCCCTCGGCCAGGGCGCCGCGCTGCCGGGTGGCGTCGCGATCGAGGCGCAGCACCCGCACCCCGGGGAAGCGCCGCAGCACCTCGTGCTCCAGGGCCTGGGTGCCGGCCCCCGCCGCCTGCAGCTCCCCGCCGCAGCCCTCGCAGTGGCGGGGGATCTCGGCGTCGTGGCCGCAGTAGTGGCAGAGCACCACCGGCGGCGAGCGGTGCAAGGTCAGGCTGATGTCGCAGTTCGGGCAGCGCCGGGTCTCGCCGCAGCTCGGGCAGAGCAGGGCCGGCGCCTGGCCGCGCCGGTTCAGGAAGAGGATGGCCTGCTGGCCGGCGCCGAGGGTCTCCTCGAGGGCGCCGATGAGGGTGCCGGTGAGGAGGGGCAGCACCTCCTCGCGCCCGCCGCCCTCGAAGCTCGCCGG harbors:
- a CDS encoding carboxylesterase family protein; amino-acid sequence: MRAPKIDALALCALLTLTACGGGEAGGGDGGQPPCGECDGGTSSDLEADLTIDSGPIHGVEDGDLVIFRGVPYAEAPVGALRFRKPVPVSPWTSPRDATAFGPPCVQRDHTGAMVGDEDCLTVNIWAPRAAGAPRPVMVFIHGGAFLQGSANLPVYDGASIARTGEVVVVTLQYRLGALGFFVDDALLTEESGAGNQGIRDQQLALDWVQRNAAFFGGNPGEVTIFGESAGGISVCAHLGAPSSDGLYARAIVQSGTGCYGMQRLRVPTVVHVSAISQAENVITEAGCQNASDALACLRALPATTVIDAGLSGAANNLGLADFGPVIDQVLLSEAPFDRVRRGERSTITIVSGANADEGKTFTQGLSIPDTATYESTVRAVLPLQADEVLALYPASAFASPKDAYDALLSDLAFICPALSFAEAAGEGGGEAYSYHFTHTLTGLASSWGSFHALELWYLFDTLDTFPSYSATAADQRVSLMLREAWTDLAHGRTPLADLPWLTTTGAAPQIGLLADPPSTATEIRGGRCDGLEGLGLVRAP
- a CDS encoding response regulator, which codes for MPKRILVIDDDIASVSAARRILKEGGYEPVVASNAADAEVVIEHDDPALVILSLSTDEHSGLEICKTIRQQAKDPMLPVLMIGDGQGEVTDAASALANGGDGFFRRPVPWAEVAAKVDAYLGMDRDREQTAVTAVPDLPDLPGPSDEEASEFLAAISGLPAAPPPVPAMDDGATDPGASVSFMASPLDEDEHEPLTDPGAQALTATGAEEAFAAAGGGAPAPEEEERGFTGAWEVTEPGRSGELADELFGDIGSEMMGDAEAGSDDDAVTAASAGEVADALERQRTADLERAAREIAAGAEAASPEEEEALVKERAEAEAKRRAEAMKQRAAAEAKKKVAAARKRREEEDARARALEEEARKAAEEAAQKAAEEEAARLAAEEAERQAAEEEAARLAAEEAAERQAAEEEAARLAAEEAAAQRAAEEEAARLAAEEAERQAAEEEAARLAAEEAAAQKAAEEAERQAAEEAARLAAEEAERQAAEEAARREAEAEAARLAAEEAARLAAEEARREAEELRRKAEAEEAARKAAKRAAKEKAREEARRLAEAEAERAAQAEAERRAQQEAERDEDLEDLESMLEDEALPDEPGAGPIEVAATPPEPEPPAPAPAPAPAPRPARSAVVEGGWTSFEREVAPTRASGWGAGGPTTYELESLQGEPVERSSRLAIDLDAPDPEPEPPIPAPPAEVEEGSMLLDPFGGGPEIEASAAAGWGAAETATEEGVVEGAEGLDPEALAAPTWGGYEPPTPAPPPPPPPAPIIAVPPPPPAPIIAEQPPPPPPPPAPSYGGLAAPAMAPAPVAPAPVQQAAPPPPPPVEPPPMPQPLPPRNPAPPPAPAPHSPAPQDIQPNPTGAPFPEEGDLLERDLPRLLADLYRARATGVLEIHGAAVNRAVFVELGRVVGASSTSAAERLEEVACRLGRITRQQARQIRAEGDLLPRQAAVALVEAGQLKAQELYDTVRAQAQAALFGAFSEEEGRWRWIQAVCPEDARVALPDHPFALVAEGIRRKYTLDRIHRCLGGPATVLAPTETAGDWQVFGFSARERRVATSVDGLHSAEELVFLSGLGEEPTYQVLYVLESTGQVSVRVRGAMPEGRASTPEEAQSQAVIDRTRIEEKFRQALDADYFEILGVTRDATAYEIKEAYERLSREMQPARYADVIYQDLWGKLEEIRRGLDDAYDVLRDEGLRADYLSALV
- a CDS encoding glycerophosphodiester phosphodiesterase family protein, which produces MSLASLTRWGLTLALLLALTACQDPTGEIFTPAGLLERYNTMWSWPAAHRGKCAAGVPENTLAAIDSCEERRIALIELDLRVSADGVVFLMHDADVERTTDGELRFPGRTSVDELTAGELRSLVIDDPLCHAAASALPRRCRVPTLAEALASTRESVLLLDYKGGSLEAIAATLEAGHPDSRRTIFLDSSLATLREMQVRLPELQLMPRAANVPETEAFLTSGLSFSWLHGDTGWLGAMRETFAELEVRPYANVFDLDVGISLAAETLSEEEYEAFLEETIRPTLMDYRELGLVGFGTESPATIDRLLNGHGGFGCCPL
- a CDS encoding DMT family transporter, which encodes MSTLLGELACLGAAAVWAFSLTLFRGPIAAHGSVAVNLVKCAVATLLLGGTTLALGQLEALTGASPAALIFLAASGVVGLSLGDNALFAAVHRLGVHRTLLLQTTAPIFTALLAWGWKGVIPTGPQLLAAVVILVGVALVVAPSRGESVEADGADHPAPLSLGVAFAVLAALGQGFGIVLAKEGMSEVSVIPAATFRLGAAALGLFLLAIPGGGLGRTRALLTHRPSVKRVMPATFLGSYLAMMLMMAGIAFAPAAIAAVLLGTTPIFSLLVESAEQRRLPDLRPTAGTLVAVVGVAALALLSA